A stretch of Cicer arietinum cultivar CDC Frontier isolate Library 1 chromosome 5, Cicar.CDCFrontier_v2.0, whole genome shotgun sequence DNA encodes these proteins:
- the LOC101511136 gene encoding L-ascorbate oxidase, which produces MRLLKGVFVWCIWLLFLLSVEARVRHYNWNVEYMIRKPDCLEHVIMGINGEFPGPTIRAEVGDILHIKLTNKLDTEGTVIHWHGIRQIGTPWADGTAAISQCAINPGESFHYRFHVDKAGTYFYHGHYGMQRAAGLYGSLIVTLPKGQNEPFHYDAEFNLLLSDLWHTSSLQQQVGLSSAPMRWIGEPQSLLINGRGQFNCSLAAKYGNTTLLPQCNFKGGEECAPKILHVEPNKTYRIRIASTTSLASLNLAISNHKLIVVEADGNYIHPFSVDDIDIYSGETYSVLLTTDQNPNKNYWLSIGVRGRKPNTPQGLTILNYKTISASVFPTSPPPITPLWNDFNRSKAFTKQIISKMGTPQPPKTSDRRILLLNTQNKLEGFTKWAINNVSLTLPITPYLGSIKYKLNNTFDKTAPPDTFPMDYDIFNSPVNPNTTTGNGVYTFELNEIVDVILQNANQLTGNGSEIHPYHLHGHDFWVLGYGDGKFEPGVDEKKFNLTRAPLRNTAVIFPYGWTALRFKADNPGVWAFHCHIEPHLHMGMGVIFAEGVHKVGTIPTDALTCGLTATLFLNGTHP; this is translated from the exons ATGAGGTTGTTGAAAGGTGTTTTTGTTTGGTGTATATggttattgtttttgttatcagTTGAAGCAAGGGTGAGACATTACAATTGGAATGTAGAATACATGATAAGAAAACCAGATTGCTTAGAACATGTTATCATGGGAATCAACGGTGAGTTTCCAGGTCCAACTATTAGAGCTGAAGTTGGGGACATTCTTCATATCAAACTCACCAATAAGCTTGATACAGAGGGAACTGTTATTCACTGGCATGGAATTAGACAg ATCGGAACTCCTTGGGCTGATGGAACTGctgcaatctcacagtgtgCTATAAACCCAGGAGAATCTTTTCATTACAGATTCCATGTTGACaag GCAGGTACATATTTCTATCATGGGCACTATGGAATGCAGAGAGCAGCAGGGTTGTATGGATCTCTAATAGTAACTTTACCAAAAGGACAAAATGAACCATTTCACTATGATGCTGAATTCAACCTGTTACTCAGTGATCTATGGCACACAAGTTCACTACAACAACAGGTTGGCCTCTCTTCAGCACCAATGAGATGGATTGGTGAACCACAG AGCCTGCTCATCAATGGACGGGGACAGTTCAATTGTTCTCTAGCAGCTAAATATGGGAACACTACCCTACTACCTCAATGCAATTTCAAAGGTGGTGAAGAATGTGCACCCAAGATTCTTCATGTAGAACCAAATAAGACCTACAGAATTAGGATTGCTAGTACAACTTCCTTAGCTTCTCTCAACTTGGCCATTTCG AATCACAAACTCATTGTAGTGGAAGCTGATGGAAACTACATACACCCATTCTCAGTGGACGACATTGACATATACTCAGGTGAAACCTACTCAGTCCTCCTAACCACAGACCAAAACCCAAACAAAAACTATTGGCTTTCAATTGGCGTTAGAGGCAGAAAACCAAACACACCACAAGGCTTAACAATTCTCAACTACAAAACTATTTCAGCCTCAGTTTTCCCAACTTCACCACCTCCAATAACTCCCTTATGGAACGATTTCAACAGAAGCAAAGCATTCACAAAACAAATCATTTCCAAAATGGGGACCCCACAACCACCAAAAACCTCTGACCGAAGAATTCTCCTCCTCaacacacaaaacaaactcgaAGGTTTCACTAAATGGGCTATTAACAATGTTTCATTAACATTACCAATAACACCTTACTTAGgatcaattaaatataaactaaaCAACACATTTGATAAAACAGCACCACCAGATACATTTCCAATGGATTACGACATTTTTAATAGCCCAGTGAATCCAAACACGACAACAGGTAACGGTGTTTACACGTTTGAGTTAAATGAAATTGTTGATGTGATATTACAAAATGCAAATCAGTTAACTGGGAATGGGAGTGAAATTCACCCTTATCATTTACATGGACATGATTTTTGGGTATTGGGATATGGAGATGGGAAATTTGAACCTGGTGTTGATGAGAAGAAATTTAATTTGACACGTGCTCCATTGAGGAACACTGCGGTTATATTTCCATATGGTTGGACAGCATTAAGGTTTAAGGCTGATAATCCTGGTGTTTGGGCATTTCATTGTCACATTGAACCACATTTGCATATGGGAATGGGTGTTATTTTTGCTGAAGGTGTTCATAAAGTGGGAACAATACCTACGGATGCTCTTACTTGTGGTCTTACTGCCACCCTTTTCCTAAATGGGACCCACCCATGA